Proteins encoded by one window of Grus americana isolate bGruAme1 chromosome 7, bGruAme1.mat, whole genome shotgun sequence:
- the SCD gene encoding stearoyl-CoA desaturase, whose amino-acid sequence MPAHLLQEEEFSSASSTTVGTVTSRVTRNGDAVTEKDFLNHEELAGDRGMIDDIFDETYREKEGPKPPMRYVWRNIILMSLLHLGAVFGLMLIPSAKIQTLAWAVLCFLVSALGITAGSHRLWSHRSYKATLPLRIFLTIANSIAFQNDIYEWVRDHRVHHKFSETDADPHNAMRGFFFSHIGWLLVRKHPDVIEKGQKLDLSDIKADKVVMFQRRYYKPSVVLLCFTLPTVVPWYFWDESIVISFFIPAILRYTIGLNATWLVNSAAHMFGNRPYDQHINPRENPLVSLGALGEGFHNYHHTFPYDYSTSEFGWRFNLTTAFIDLMCLLGLASDRKKVSKEVILARKMRTGDGSHKSG is encoded by the exons ATGCCTGCGCacttgctgcaggaggag GAGTTCTCCTCCGCTTCCAGCACCACCGTCGGCACCGTCACCTCCCGGGTGACCAGGAATGGAGATGCCGTCACGGAGAAGGACTTCCTCAATCAcgaggagctggcaggagacCGGGGCATGATAGACGATATCTTTGATGAGACCTACCGGGAGAAAGAGGGCCCCAAGCCCCCCATGCGATACGTCTGGAGGAATATCATCCTCATGAGCCTGCTGCATCTAGGGGCCGTATTCGGGTTGATGCTGATACCTTCTGCAAAGATCCAGACGCTGGCATGGG ccGTTCTGTGTTTCCTGGTGAGTGCTCTGGGGATAACAGCTGGATCTCACCGTCTCTGGAGCCATCGGTCCTACAAAGCCACGCTGCCCCTGCGGATCTTCTTGACTATTGCAAACTCCATAGCCTTCCAG AATGATATCTATGAGTGGGTCCGGGACCACCGCGTCCATCACAAGTTCTCCGAGACAGATGCAGACCCTCATAACGCAATGCGGGGCTTCTTCTTCTCCCACATCGGCTGGCTGCTGGTGCGCAAGCACCCAGACGTCATAGAGAAGGGCCAGAAGCTGGACCTGAGTGACATAAAGGCTGACAAAGTGGTGATGTTCCAGCGGAG ATACTACAAGCCCTCGGTGGTGTTGCTGTGCTTCACATTGCCCACTGTAGTGCCCTGGTACTTCTGGGACGAATCTATCGTCATCAGCTTCTTCATTCCAGCCATCCTGCGCTACACCATAGGACTTAATGCCACTTGGCTCGTGAACAGTGCGGCTCACATGTTTGGCAACCGGCCATATGATCAGCACATCAACCCACGGGAGAACCCCCTGGTCAGCCTGGGGGCCCTAG GAGAAGGCTTCCACAACTACCACCACACCTTCCCCTACGACTACTCCACCAGTGAGTTTGGCTGGCGCTTCAACTTAACCACAGCCTTCATCGACCTCATGTGCCTCCTGGGGCTGGCCAGCGATCGCAAGAAGGTCTCCAAGGAGGTCATCCTGGCTCGGAAAATGCGGACTGGAGATGGGAGTCACAAGAGTGGCTGA